In a genomic window of Infirmifilum sp. NZ:
- a CDS encoding V-type ATP synthase subunit A gives MSGDRKGYIAKISGPVVIGKGISNIKLGEVVYVGNEGLLGEVVRVGQDYFAAQVYEDTSGLRPREPITGTGKLLVAELGPGLMSSVFDGVQRPLESIKELVGPFVKRGVKVNPLPRNKKWHFVPMVEKGVKVGSGDIIGTVQETSLIEHRIMIPVGIEGRLREIAPEGDYTIEDVVAVVESDGRTYELTMKQEWPVRQARPYKERLTSEVPLLIGQRVIDTFFPIAKGGAGAIPGGFGTGKTVTLHKVAMYSDSQIVIYIGCGERGNEIAEMLMEFPRLTDPKSGRPIIERSIVIANTSNMPVSAREASIYMGITLAEYYRDQGYDVTLIADSTSRWAEALREIAGRLGELPVERGYPAYLPDKIAEFYERGGRVKPLGSPERSGSVTVLGAVSPPGGDYNEPVTIHTLRFVGVMWALDTDLAYRRHFPAINWLRSFSQYADIVERWWVKNVSPEFPQYRRRALRLMTVASEIEAIASVVGEGALPDDQRLILLTSEIIKEGFLRQTALSGEDIFCKPEKQYWLLKMMIDFFDKAYELIKKRVSIEEITKLPEVYEMMRVKEDERGLEAVKELYNRVMAKLDEIAQRHGVQITAESGVVASA, from the coding sequence ATGTCTGGTGACCGGAAAGGCTACATCGCGAAGATCTCGGGACCCGTTGTAATAGGAAAGGGTATCAGCAACATCAAGCTCGGCGAAGTCGTGTACGTGGGTAACGAGGGCCTCCTAGGTGAAGTCGTCAGGGTGGGTCAGGATTACTTCGCGGCACAGGTTTATGAGGACACAAGTGGGCTACGCCCTCGCGAACCTATCACGGGTACAGGAAAGCTGTTGGTAGCTGAGCTCGGCCCAGGGCTCATGTCAAGCGTGTTCGACGGAGTCCAGAGACCGCTAGAGAGTATAAAGGAGCTCGTAGGGCCCTTCGTGAAGAGAGGTGTCAAGGTCAACCCCCTTCCTAGGAATAAGAAGTGGCACTTTGTACCAATGGTCGAGAAAGGCGTCAAGGTAGGCTCCGGAGACATCATCGGCACCGTACAGGAAACGTCCCTCATAGAGCACAGGATAATGATCCCTGTGGGTATTGAGGGCAGGCTACGTGAAATAGCTCCTGAGGGCGACTACACCATCGAAGACGTCGTCGCTGTCGTTGAGTCGGACGGTAGGACATACGAGCTAACAATGAAGCAGGAGTGGCCTGTGAGGCAGGCGAGGCCGTACAAGGAGAGGTTGACGAGCGAGGTGCCCCTTTTGATAGGGCAGCGAGTGATAGACACGTTCTTCCCGATAGCCAAGGGCGGCGCCGGCGCTATACCTGGGGGCTTCGGCACTGGGAAGACGGTTACGCTTCACAAGGTCGCGATGTACAGCGACTCCCAAATAGTCATCTACATCGGCTGCGGTGAGCGCGGTAATGAGATCGCAGAGATGCTCATGGAGTTCCCGAGGCTCACCGACCCGAAATCTGGTCGCCCCATCATTGAGAGATCAATAGTGATAGCTAACACCTCTAACATGCCCGTCTCCGCTAGGGAAGCATCGATCTACATGGGCATCACGCTGGCAGAATACTATCGGGATCAGGGATACGACGTAACGCTCATAGCGGACTCGACAAGCAGGTGGGCTGAGGCCTTGCGCGAGATAGCCGGAAGGCTCGGAGAGCTCCCTGTCGAGAGAGGATACCCGGCCTACCTTCCCGATAAAATAGCGGAGTTCTACGAGCGAGGTGGTCGAGTAAAACCCCTAGGCTCACCCGAGAGAAGCGGCTCTGTGACTGTACTGGGGGCCGTGTCGCCGCCGGGAGGTGACTACAACGAACCGGTAACGATACACACTTTGAGGTTTGTCGGGGTCATGTGGGCTCTGGACACTGACCTGGCCTACAGGAGGCACTTCCCGGCTATAAACTGGCTGAGAAGCTTTAGCCAGTACGCGGACATAGTTGAGCGGTGGTGGGTTAAAAACGTTTCACCAGAGTTCCCGCAGTACAGGCGGAGAGCCCTGCGGCTCATGACTGTTGCTAGCGAGATAGAAGCCATAGCTTCGGTGGTGGGAGAGGGGGCGCTGCCGGACGACCAGAGGCTGATACTTCTGACGTCGGAGATAATAAAAGAGGGCTTCCTGAGGCAAACGGCTCTCTCGGGGGAAGACATCTTCTGCAAGCCTGAGAAGCAGTACTGGCTCCTCAAAATGATGATAGACTTCTTCGACAAAGCATATGAGCTGATTAAGAAGAGAGTATCGATAGAGGAGATAACGAAGCTCCCCGAAGTGTACGAGATGATGCGCGTGAAAGAAGACGAGAGAGGCTTGGAGGCCGTGAAAGAGCTATATAACCGAGTAATGGCTAAACTAGACGAGATCGCACAACGGCATGGTGTTCAAATAACGGCTGAAAGCGGGGTGGTGGCTAGTGCCTGA
- a CDS encoding histone family protein, with product MSAKKKEHEIPLAPIDRILHQEGAERVSEEATLLLRDFIEKLAREIAREAIDASKHAERKTVNEEDVKFAISRLQRILCSHIVV from the coding sequence ATGTCGGCAAAGAAGAAAGAGCACGAAATACCGCTAGCACCTATAGACAGGATTCTCCACCAGGAAGGAGCTGAGCGGGTAAGCGAAGAGGCTACCCTACTTTTGAGAGACTTCATAGAGAAACTGGCGCGGGAGATTGCCCGTGAAGCTATAGATGCCTCAAAACACGCGGAGCGAAAAACAGTAAATGAAGAAGACGTGAAGTTTGCTATAAGCAGGCTTCAAAGAATCCTCTGCTCCCACATTGTTGTCTAA
- a CDS encoding 30S ribosomal protein S17e, with protein MGNVRIKLVKRTARMLVEKFGDSFTTDFEYNKAKVAELLHVPSKKLRNQIAGYVTRQIKRKKMIEAQLSLRQEITTTDEEEYIRQIEGM; from the coding sequence ATGGGAAACGTCAGGATAAAACTGGTTAAGAGGACAGCTCGAATGCTTGTGGAAAAATTCGGTGACAGCTTTACAACAGACTTCGAGTACAACAAGGCTAAAGTGGCCGAACTACTTCACGTACCTTCAAAGAAGCTACGGAACCAGATCGCAGGCTATGTTACGAGGCAGATAAAGCGCAAGAAGATGATTGAGGCCCAGCTCAGTCTGAGGCAGGAGATAACAACGACTGACGAGGAGGAGTACATCAGACAAATAGAGGGCATGTGA